One genomic segment of Aquamicrobium lusatiense includes these proteins:
- a CDS encoding TPM domain-containing protein produces the protein MLAILLIGLLLPAVALAAALPALTGRVVDQAGMIDAATRILLEQKLADFEKEGSDQIVVATVEDLDGEAIEPYANRLFREWKLGQAGENNGVLLLISRDDRKMRIEVGYGLEGTLTDLHSRLIIENDLVPAFRAGDFSGGIEKAVDDIIMVLHGNPEELEARGRRNPASSNDIEDWIPVLFITIWAILFFGGFAMAILPPIFGEKIGPGRYRWLGMVFEVNRSSGSSRRSGGGGWSSGGGGGWSSGGGGFSGGGGSSGGGGASGGW, from the coding sequence ATGCTGGCCATCCTCCTGATCGGGCTGTTGCTGCCTGCCGTGGCGCTGGCCGCCGCCCTGCCCGCTCTCACCGGCCGCGTGGTCGATCAGGCCGGCATGATCGATGCTGCCACCCGCATCCTGCTGGAACAGAAGCTGGCGGATTTCGAGAAGGAAGGATCGGACCAGATCGTCGTCGCGACGGTGGAAGACCTCGACGGAGAGGCCATCGAGCCCTATGCCAACCGGCTGTTCCGGGAGTGGAAGCTCGGGCAGGCCGGCGAGAACAACGGCGTCCTGCTGCTGATTTCGCGCGATGACCGCAAGATGCGCATCGAAGTAGGCTACGGCCTCGAAGGTACGCTCACCGACCTGCACAGCCGGCTGATCATCGAAAACGATCTGGTGCCGGCATTCCGCGCCGGCGACTTTTCCGGCGGCATCGAAAAGGCCGTCGACGACATCATCATGGTGCTGCACGGCAATCCGGAGGAACTGGAGGCGCGCGGCAGGCGCAATCCCGCCAGCAGCAATGATATCGAGGACTGGATTCCGGTCCTGTTCATCACCATCTGGGCAATCCTGTTCTTCGGCGGCTTCGCCATGGCGATCCTGCCGCCCATCTTCGGCGAAAAGATCGGACCCGGCCGCTATCGCTGGCTCGGCATGGTCTTTGAGGTCAACCGCAGCAGCGGCTCTTCGCGCCGCTCGGGCGGTGGCGGCTGGTCATCCGGCGGAGGCGGTGGCTGGTCGTCCGGCGGAGGTGGTTTCTCGGGCGGCGGCGGCTCGTCCGGCGGCGGCGGCGCATCTGGAGGCTGGTAG
- a CDS encoding TPM domain-containing protein codes for MATKPISEADRERVAAAIREAEAKTDGEIYCVVARQSDGYFFPAACMAMIGILLASLAVAFVSEYWWVSIRLPHFILKQLAAVAAVLGLLWLVPALRIHLVPWQMRHRAARDNARRQFLGRNVHRTAGRTGVLIFVSLTERYAEVIADVGIGSRVDPLLWEDTIRDLTAHARQDKLADGFVQAIGSVGAILAEHFPLSPGNENELDDHLIEI; via the coding sequence ATGGCGACGAAACCCATAAGCGAAGCCGACCGCGAGCGTGTGGCTGCCGCCATTCGCGAGGCGGAGGCGAAAACCGACGGCGAAATCTACTGCGTCGTCGCCCGCCAGAGCGACGGCTACTTCTTTCCCGCCGCCTGCATGGCGATGATCGGCATTCTGCTCGCCAGCCTCGCCGTCGCCTTCGTATCCGAATACTGGTGGGTATCGATCCGCCTGCCGCATTTCATCCTCAAGCAGCTTGCCGCAGTGGCTGCCGTGCTGGGGCTGTTGTGGCTGGTGCCGGCGCTGCGCATCCATCTGGTGCCGTGGCAGATGCGCCACCGCGCGGCCCGCGACAATGCACGGCGTCAGTTTCTGGGACGCAATGTGCACCGCACTGCCGGCCGCACGGGCGTGCTGATCTTCGTTTCGCTGACTGAGCGCTATGCCGAGGTCATCGCGGATGTCGGCATCGGCAGCCGTGTCGATCCGCTTTTGTGGGAAGACACGATCCGCGACCTGACCGCGCATGCGCGCCAGGACAAGCTGGCAGATGGCTTCGTTCAGGCCATCGGATCGGTCGGGGCCATTCTGGCGGAGCATTTTCCCCTCTCGCCCGGCAACGAAAACGAACTCGACGACCATCTGATCGAAATCTGA
- a CDS encoding GNAT family N-acetyltransferase has translation MKTLAIDIRRAEPRDAVAIASVHLEAWQGAYAGIIPHKALTSMINRRGSDWWANAIRRAATVLVVEIGGVIAGYATIGRNRARELSQQGEIYELYLRPEYQGIGLGSRLFAEARRRLAEHGLKGLVVWALEENDNALAFYAGAGGRDVAEGVEIFEQKALKKVAFIWE, from the coding sequence ATGAAGACCCTGGCCATCGACATCCGCAGAGCCGAACCGCGCGACGCAGTCGCAATAGCGAGCGTTCACCTTGAGGCATGGCAGGGCGCTTATGCCGGCATCATTCCTCACAAAGCCCTGACCTCGATGATCAACCGCCGCGGCAGCGACTGGTGGGCCAATGCCATCCGGCGCGCCGCTACGGTTCTCGTCGTCGAAATCGGCGGCGTCATCGCGGGCTATGCCACCATCGGGCGCAACCGTGCGCGCGAGCTTTCCCAGCAGGGCGAGATCTACGAGCTTTACCTGCGCCCTGAATATCAGGGCATCGGCCTTGGCAGCCGCCTGTTTGCCGAAGCGCGCCGCCGTCTGGCCGAACATGGCCTGAAAGGTCTCGTGGTCTGGGCGCTTGAAGAAAACGACAATGCTCTGGCCTTCTACGCCGGCGCCGGCGGCCGCGATGTCGCCGAAGGCGTCGAGATCTTCGAGCAGAAAGCCCTGAAGAAGGTCGCCTTCATCTGGGAGTGA
- the ppa gene encoding inorganic diphosphatase: MRIDAISPGNNPPEDVNVIIEVPVGGEPIKYEMDKEAGTLFVDRFLYTPMRYPGNYGFVPHTLSGDGDPVDVLVCNTRALVPGCVINARPIGVLIMEDNAGQDEKIIAVPSPHITKRYENVRDYTDLPQISLDQIAHFFQHYKDLEPGKWVKIGGWHGADRARQMIVEGLERARASK; the protein is encoded by the coding sequence ATGCGCATCGACGCCATATCGCCCGGAAACAACCCTCCGGAAGACGTCAACGTCATTATCGAGGTTCCGGTCGGCGGCGAGCCGATCAAGTACGAAATGGACAAGGAAGCCGGCACGCTGTTCGTCGACCGCTTCCTCTACACGCCGATGCGCTATCCCGGGAACTACGGCTTCGTGCCGCATACGCTGTCCGGCGACGGCGATCCGGTCGACGTTCTGGTGTGCAATACCCGTGCGCTGGTACCGGGCTGCGTGATCAATGCACGCCCGATCGGCGTCCTTATCATGGAAGACAATGCCGGCCAGGATGAGAAGATCATCGCCGTGCCGTCTCCGCACATCACCAAGCGCTACGAAAACGTCCGCGACTACACCGATCTGCCGCAGATTTCGCTCGACCAGATCGCGCACTTCTTCCAGCACTACAAGGATCTGGAACCCGGCAAGTGGGTGAAGATCGGCGGCTGGCACGGTGCGGACCGCGCCCGTCAGATGATCGTCGAAGGCCTCGAGCGCGCCCGCGCCTCGAAGTAA
- a CDS encoding DUF167 family protein: protein MDLPCRPRDDGLDLYVRLTPKSSKDELGGVEASADGKIYLKARVRAVPEKGAANTALEKLVAKSLGVPATTVQVVAGGTARLKTVRISGEPPMLHQKLEQTLSR, encoded by the coding sequence GTGGATCTGCCCTGCAGGCCTCGGGACGACGGGCTCGACCTCTATGTACGGCTGACGCCGAAATCGTCGAAGGACGAGCTGGGCGGCGTTGAAGCTTCAGCTGACGGGAAGATTTACCTCAAGGCGCGCGTTCGTGCGGTGCCCGAAAAGGGAGCTGCCAACACGGCGCTGGAAAAGCTGGTTGCAAAGAGCCTTGGCGTGCCCGCGACGACGGTGCAGGTGGTGGCGGGGGGAACGGCGCGGCTCAAGACGGTGCGGATAAGCGGCGAGCCGCCGATGCTTCATCAGAAGCTGGAGCAGACCCTGTCCCGGTGA
- a CDS encoding YggT family protein, producing MIALIQTIVLALDLYWWIIIASAIFSWLYAFNVVNPRNQFVGTIGNMLFRLTEPALRPIRRFMPDLGGIDISPIILLLVLFFVRQFLLMSVAPLFL from the coding sequence ATGATCGCCCTTATCCAGACTATCGTCCTGGCGCTTGACCTCTACTGGTGGATCATCATCGCCTCGGCCATCTTCTCCTGGCTCTATGCGTTCAACGTCGTCAATCCGCGCAACCAGTTCGTCGGAACCATCGGCAACATGCTGTTTAGGCTGACCGAGCCGGCGCTGCGGCCGATCCGCCGTTTCATGCCGGACCTTGGCGGCATCGACATCTCGCCGATCATCCTGCTGCTGGTCCTGTTCTTCGTCCGCCAGTTCCTGCTGATGAGCGTGGCGCCGCTGTTCCTGTAG
- a CDS encoding bifunctional diguanylate cyclase/phosphodiesterase — MSKRADEMPFPAGQKGVELGVLRDQLADLRASLLISMPISTVLSVLIVLVKSISGADWTTLAWLVIVNVVNGARILLALRQPQDEELEKQDYATLSKWLRGYMALAFLAGVAWAYVAVISDGFTAPETPVYLVIVAGISAGAVSYSACYAALPILFMAPPLLAVVVCMIMGGELDDYVLAFTSTLFFGGLVKSSFLGQERFRETSRLKYEANHHAGKMEKNSREDPLTGLLNRRGLEQAVSRLKPADGPFTAMLIDLDGFKSVNDTYGHRVGDDLLLKIAGRIRAEAPAEATLARVGGDEFVLLFGRAAAADTEQLALRIIASISRPYAGINSIQVGASVGIHVADDPHLTHMLLRADFALYTAKDRGRNNLCIFDTVLEEAFRRQQCIERDLKAALASGELQSWYQPIVRLDTRRIVGFESLLRWEHPEHGQIAPPEIITTARTTGLLPALTETVFWNACDMMDRLREEGRSGIRIAINISPRELEAADIDTMILAGLAERGLTTSMLEIEITEEAPVDLGRVGEKLGRLARAGISIVLDDFGAGFSTLASLKDGRISKVKIDRSFANDLAGAKESRLLMKAVIDLAHTLGIEVMAEGVETPDQAHILQSMGCACAQGYLFSPALPIEKALALQRAGVA, encoded by the coding sequence GTGTCAAAGCGCGCGGACGAGATGCCATTTCCGGCAGGACAAAAAGGGGTTGAGCTGGGCGTTCTGCGCGATCAGCTCGCTGATCTGCGAGCCAGCCTTCTCATTTCGATGCCCATCAGCACCGTGCTTTCCGTGCTGATCGTTCTTGTCAAATCCATTTCCGGCGCCGACTGGACGACGCTCGCCTGGCTCGTGATCGTGAACGTGGTCAATGGCGCGCGCATTCTCCTGGCGCTGCGCCAGCCGCAGGATGAAGAGCTGGAAAAACAGGATTATGCAACGCTCTCGAAATGGCTGCGCGGCTACATGGCGCTGGCATTTCTGGCGGGCGTTGCCTGGGCATATGTCGCCGTTATCTCGGACGGCTTCACGGCTCCCGAAACACCCGTTTATCTGGTCATCGTCGCCGGCATCTCGGCCGGCGCGGTATCTTACAGTGCCTGCTATGCGGCGCTTCCCATTCTGTTCATGGCTCCCCCGCTGCTTGCGGTCGTGGTGTGCATGATCATGGGCGGAGAGCTAGACGACTACGTTCTCGCCTTCACGAGCACGCTGTTTTTCGGAGGGCTGGTGAAAAGCTCCTTCCTCGGACAGGAACGCTTTCGCGAAACGAGCAGGCTCAAATATGAAGCCAATCACCATGCCGGTAAAATGGAGAAGAATTCCAGAGAAGACCCGCTTACGGGTCTTCTGAACAGGCGCGGACTTGAGCAGGCCGTCAGCCGTCTTAAGCCTGCGGATGGCCCCTTCACGGCGATGCTCATCGATCTCGATGGCTTCAAATCGGTAAACGACACCTACGGCCACCGCGTCGGCGACGATCTGCTTCTCAAGATCGCCGGACGGATAAGGGCGGAAGCCCCGGCCGAGGCCACTCTGGCACGCGTGGGCGGCGACGAATTCGTCCTGCTTTTCGGGCGCGCGGCTGCAGCCGATACCGAGCAGCTCGCCCTGCGCATCATCGCCTCGATCTCGCGGCCCTATGCCGGCATCAATTCCATTCAGGTCGGCGCGTCCGTCGGCATCCATGTTGCCGATGATCCGCATCTCACGCATATGCTGCTGCGCGCGGATTTCGCCCTCTACACGGCAAAGGACAGGGGGCGGAACAATCTGTGCATCTTCGATACTGTGCTTGAGGAGGCTTTCAGACGCCAGCAATGCATTGAACGCGACCTGAAGGCCGCGCTGGCATCGGGAGAGCTGCAAAGCTGGTATCAGCCGATCGTACGCCTCGACACGCGCAGGATCGTCGGTTTCGAGAGCCTGCTGCGCTGGGAGCATCCCGAGCATGGGCAGATTGCACCGCCCGAGATCATCACCACGGCGCGAACCACAGGCCTGCTGCCGGCACTTACTGAAACAGTCTTCTGGAATGCCTGCGACATGATGGACAGGCTGCGCGAGGAAGGCAGAAGCGGGATCCGTATCGCCATCAACATTTCCCCCCGGGAACTCGAAGCAGCCGACATCGACACCATGATCCTCGCAGGTCTGGCCGAACGCGGATTGACGACTTCGATGCTGGAAATCGAGATCACCGAGGAAGCCCCCGTCGATCTGGGGCGGGTCGGCGAAAAACTCGGCCGGCTGGCCCGCGCCGGCATCTCGATCGTGCTGGATGATTTCGGAGCCGGCTTTTCCACGCTGGCCTCCCTCAAGGACGGCCGCATTTCCAAGGTCAAGATTGACCGCAGCTTTGCCAACGATCTGGCAGGCGCCAAGGAAAGCCGCCTGCTGATGAAAGCGGTCATAGACCTCGCGCACACGCTTGGCATCGAGGTGATGGCGGAAGGCGTGGAAACGCCGGATCAGGCGCACATCCTGCAATCGATGGGCTGCGCATGCGCACAGGGGTACCTGTTCTCGCCTGCGCTGCCGATCGAGAAGGCACTGGCCCTGCAACGCGCTGGCGTGGCCTGA
- a CDS encoding aminotransferase class V-fold PLP-dependent enzyme — protein MMVSAQFGGSPLDRFRQELARDDIVAELRAGLIGADAVIDGPFGAKPMVYADYVASGRALRQVERFVLEEVLPYYANSHTEASWCGGFMTRLRRDARAVIASHCGADESHAVIFTGSGATAGINRLVSLFGVAEAVRSGQRVRVIIGPYEHHSNILPWRESGAGIVEIAEAAQGGPDAGMLADALGETGFDLTVCAFSAASNVTGIVADVAGLTRMAKAAGALMVWDYAGGGPYLPIAMTPEDDAVIDAIVLSPHKFIGGPGASGVLVVRRAAAAISKPSWPGGGTVRFVTSQAHDYSGNLEAREEAGTPNVVGDIRAALSVLVKEAIGADFMQRRNSELAGRAARAWKGVENLELLGLPVPGRLPVFSFRIRDGRGGYVHQQLVTRMLSDRFGIQARGGCACAGPYVLRLLSIDDGRAQELRQAILSGDEMAKPGFTRLNFSVLLDDDKADYIIDAVRQMAGDAAIHAPRYDFDPGRAIFFPAKSA, from the coding sequence ATGATGGTTTCGGCGCAGTTTGGCGGTAGTCCGCTGGACCGGTTTCGGCAGGAACTGGCGCGGGACGACATCGTGGCGGAGCTGCGCGCCGGCCTGATCGGGGCGGACGCCGTCATCGACGGCCCGTTCGGCGCGAAGCCCATGGTCTATGCCGATTATGTCGCTTCGGGGCGGGCCTTGCGGCAGGTGGAGCGCTTCGTACTGGAAGAGGTGCTGCCCTATTACGCCAACAGCCATACCGAGGCGTCCTGGTGCGGTGGCTTCATGACCCGTCTGCGGCGCGATGCGCGTGCCGTGATTGCCAGCCATTGCGGCGCTGACGAGAGCCACGCGGTCATCTTCACCGGGTCGGGCGCGACCGCCGGCATCAATCGGCTGGTCAGCCTGTTCGGCGTTGCCGAGGCGGTGCGGTCCGGCCAGCGCGTGCGTGTCATCATCGGCCCTTACGAGCATCATTCCAACATCCTTCCATGGCGCGAAAGCGGTGCCGGCATCGTGGAAATCGCGGAAGCTGCGCAGGGCGGTCCCGATGCGGGGATGCTTGCCGATGCTCTGGGCGAGACAGGTTTTGATCTGACGGTTTGCGCCTTTTCCGCTGCATCGAACGTGACCGGCATCGTGGCCGATGTTGCGGGCCTGACGCGGATGGCGAAGGCTGCCGGCGCGCTGATGGTATGGGATTACGCCGGCGGCGGCCCCTATCTGCCGATCGCCATGACACCGGAAGATGACGCGGTGATCGACGCCATCGTGTTGTCGCCGCACAAGTTCATCGGCGGCCCCGGAGCTTCCGGCGTGCTGGTGGTTCGGCGTGCTGCGGCGGCGATCAGCAAACCCTCATGGCCGGGTGGCGGAACGGTGCGTTTCGTAACCTCGCAGGCGCATGACTACAGCGGCAATCTCGAAGCACGCGAAGAAGCCGGCACCCCGAATGTGGTGGGTGATATCCGCGCTGCGCTTTCCGTCCTCGTCAAGGAAGCGATCGGCGCGGACTTCATGCAGCGCCGCAACAGCGAACTGGCTGGCCGTGCCGCGCGCGCGTGGAAGGGCGTCGAAAATCTCGAACTGCTTGGCCTGCCCGTGCCGGGCCGGTTGCCGGTGTTCTCGTTTCGCATTCGGGACGGCCGGGGTGGCTATGTACATCAGCAACTGGTGACGCGCATGCTGAGCGACCGTTTCGGCATTCAGGCTCGGGGCGGCTGCGCCTGCGCCGGACCTTACGTGCTGAGATTGCTGTCGATCGATGACGGACGCGCGCAGGAATTGCGGCAGGCGATCCTGTCCGGAGACGAGATGGCGAAGCCGGGTTTCACGCGGCTGAACTTCAGCGTGCTGCTCGACGATGACAAGGCGGACTACATCATTGATGCGGTGAGGCAGATGGCTGGCGATGCCGCCATCCATGCGCCGCGCTATGACTTCGATCCCGGCCGGGCGATCTTCTTCCCCGCAAAATCGGCCTGA
- a CDS encoding Lrp/AsnC family transcriptional regulator: MAKIDSIDLRILNCLQQQAGLSQRDLAEQAGISQNACWRRLQRLTSEGILRGSHANIDLSALGLDLTVLVMIRTRHHSKEWAERFRKHVEKLPEVIDFYRIGGDWDYMVKVITRGMAGYDAFYQRLITDFDLATVTGYFSMEAIIDNRPVDLLRLRQAASR, translated from the coding sequence ATGGCAAAAATCGACAGCATCGACCTCAGAATTCTGAACTGCCTCCAACAGCAGGCCGGTCTGTCGCAGCGCGATCTGGCCGAGCAGGCCGGCATTTCGCAGAATGCCTGCTGGCGGCGTTTGCAGCGGCTGACGAGCGAAGGCATCCTGCGCGGCTCGCATGCCAACATCGACCTCTCCGCGCTTGGGCTTGACCTGACCGTGCTCGTCATGATCCGCACGCGCCATCATTCGAAGGAATGGGCGGAACGCTTCCGCAAGCATGTCGAGAAGCTGCCGGAGGTCATCGACTTCTACCGCATCGGCGGCGACTGGGACTACATGGTGAAGGTGATCACGCGCGGCATGGCCGGCTATGACGCCTTCTATCAAAGGCTGATCACCGACTTCGATCTGGCGACCGTCACCGGTTATTTTTCGATGGAAGCGATCATCGACAACCGCCCGGTGGATCTGCTGCGCCTGCGGCAGGCAGCGTCACGATAG
- the cydX gene encoding cytochrome bd-I oxidase subunit CydX, with protein sequence MWYFAWLLGLPLAAAFAVLNAMWYELMDDAAKAAAPAAAAAPKKSR encoded by the coding sequence ATGTGGTATTTCGCCTGGCTGCTCGGCCTGCCGCTCGCCGCCGCTTTCGCGGTGCTGAACGCCATGTGGTACGAGCTCATGGATGACGCCGCCAAGGCGGCCGCGCCGGCTGCGGCTGCGGCCCCGAAAAAGAGCAGGTAA
- the cydB gene encoding cytochrome d ubiquinol oxidase subunit II has translation MILHELLDYQTLRVIWWLLLGVLLIGFAVMDGFDLGTGMLLPFVGRNDVERRVVINTVGPVWEGNQVWLILGGGAIFAAWPPLYAVSFSGFYLAMFAILFALILRPVGFKYRSKRESAAWRSGWDWALFIGGLVPALVMGVAVGNVLQGVPFRFGTDLRIFYDGTTLFELLNPFGLLCGLLSVAMLIMHGASWLVLKTEGTVAARARRYGVGAAIATIVLFALGGIWLWLGIDGYHITSTVVTDGPSNPLAKTVERASGVWFENYGNHPWTIIAPVLGFVGALANLALQRGRREIVPVLASAVSILGIISTVGLSMFPMILPSSLDPNSSLTVWDASSSHLTLFIMLVVTAIFIPLIVAYTSWVYHVLWGKVDEKEIRDGSGHAY, from the coding sequence ATGATCCTGCATGAACTTCTCGACTATCAGACCCTGAGGGTCATCTGGTGGCTGTTGCTCGGCGTGCTGCTGATCGGCTTCGCTGTCATGGACGGTTTCGATCTCGGCACCGGCATGCTCCTGCCCTTCGTCGGCAGGAACGATGTCGAGCGCCGCGTCGTCATCAACACGGTCGGACCCGTCTGGGAAGGCAATCAGGTGTGGCTGATCCTCGGCGGCGGAGCGATCTTCGCCGCCTGGCCGCCGCTTTACGCCGTGTCCTTCTCCGGCTTCTATCTCGCCATGTTCGCCATCCTGTTCGCGCTGATCCTGCGCCCGGTCGGTTTCAAGTACCGTTCCAAACGCGAAAGTGCCGCGTGGCGCAGCGGCTGGGACTGGGCCCTGTTCATCGGCGGCCTCGTGCCGGCGCTGGTGATGGGCGTGGCGGTCGGCAATGTGCTGCAGGGCGTGCCGTTCCGCTTCGGCACGGATCTGCGCATCTTCTATGACGGGACGACGCTGTTCGAGCTGCTCAATCCGTTCGGCCTGCTGTGCGGGCTGCTTTCGGTGGCCATGCTGATCATGCACGGCGCCTCGTGGCTGGTGCTCAAGACCGAAGGCACGGTTGCGGCGCGCGCCCGCCGTTATGGCGTGGGGGCGGCGATCGCCACGATCGTCCTGTTCGCGCTCGGCGGCATCTGGCTGTGGCTGGGGATCGATGGCTACCACATCACCAGCACGGTGGTGACGGACGGACCCTCCAACCCGCTCGCCAAGACCGTGGAGCGGGCATCGGGCGTGTGGTTCGAGAACTATGGCAACCATCCGTGGACGATCATCGCGCCGGTGCTGGGCTTTGTCGGGGCGCTTGCCAATCTGGCGCTGCAGCGGGGCAGGCGCGAGATCGTGCCGGTGCTCGCCAGTGCCGTCTCGATCCTCGGCATCATATCGACGGTCGGCCTGTCGATGTTCCCGATGATCCTGCCGTCGTCGCTCGATCCCAACTCCAGCCTGACGGTCTGGGACGCCTCTTCCAGCCACCTCACCCTGTTCATCATGCTGGTGGTGACGGCGATCTTCATCCCGCTCATCGTCGCCTATACGAGCTGGGTCTACCATGTGCTGTGGGGCAAGGTGGACGAGAAGGAAATCCGCGACGGCAGCGGCCACGCTTACTGA
- a CDS encoding cytochrome ubiquinol oxidase subunit I: MELDIVDLSRLQFAITALYHFLFVPLTLGLSVVIAIMETVYVMTGRDIWRQMTKFWGTLFGINFVMGVATGIVMEFQFGMNWSYYSHYVGDIFGAPLAIEGLMAFFLEATFVGLFFFGWDKLSRLGHLAATWAVAIGSNFSALWILIANGWMQNPVGSSFNPQTMRMEVNDFAAVLFNPVAQAKFVHTVSAGYVTASIFVLGVSAWYLLKGRHLELAKRSLTVAASFGLAASLSVVVLGDESGYLSTEHQKMKLAAIEAMWKTEPAPAAFTAIGFPDQEARKTHYAVHIPWVMGLIGTRSLTTEIPGIEDLVAHAETRIRNGMAAYGALQEIRAAGSDAAIPEAARTTFEENGADLGYALLLKPYLDDPTQASDEQIAQAAWDTVPNVPTLFWTFRIMVGLGFFFIALTAVFFYLSARHQLDRYPWLLRVGVFAIPLPWIAAECGWIVAEFGRQPWIIEGVLPTAAAVSNLGAATVLTTIVGFSLIYSVLFVVEMALMLAAIRKGPEADHAPRTRLAPPSLAPAE; encoded by the coding sequence ATGGAACTCGATATTGTCGATCTGTCGCGACTTCAGTTCGCGATCACCGCTCTCTACCACTTCCTGTTCGTGCCGCTGACGCTCGGCTTGTCCGTGGTCATCGCGATCATGGAAACCGTCTATGTCATGACCGGTCGCGACATCTGGCGCCAGATGACCAAGTTCTGGGGCACGCTGTTCGGCATCAACTTCGTCATGGGTGTGGCCACCGGCATCGTCATGGAATTCCAGTTCGGCATGAACTGGAGCTATTACAGCCATTATGTCGGCGACATCTTCGGCGCGCCGCTGGCGATCGAAGGGCTGATGGCCTTCTTCCTGGAGGCGACCTTCGTCGGCCTGTTCTTCTTCGGATGGGACAAGCTCTCGCGCCTCGGCCATCTGGCCGCGACATGGGCGGTGGCCATCGGCTCCAACTTCTCGGCGCTGTGGATTCTCATCGCCAATGGCTGGATGCAGAACCCCGTAGGGTCGTCCTTCAATCCGCAGACCATGCGCATGGAGGTCAACGATTTCGCCGCCGTGCTGTTCAATCCTGTGGCGCAGGCGAAGTTCGTGCACACCGTCTCGGCCGGCTACGTCACGGCATCGATCTTCGTGCTCGGCGTTTCGGCCTGGTATCTGCTGAAGGGACGCCATCTCGAACTCGCCAAGCGCTCGCTCACGGTCGCCGCCTCGTTCGGCCTTGCCGCGTCGCTGTCGGTGGTGGTGCTGGGCGACGAGAGCGGCTACCTCTCCACCGAGCATCAGAAGATGAAGCTCGCGGCCATCGAGGCGATGTGGAAGACCGAGCCGGCGCCGGCGGCCTTCACCGCCATCGGCTTTCCCGATCAGGAAGCGCGCAAGACCCATTATGCCGTCCATATCCCGTGGGTGATGGGCCTGATCGGCACGCGCTCGCTGACCACCGAAATCCCCGGAATCGAGGACCTTGTGGCCCATGCCGAGACGCGCATCCGCAACGGCATGGCGGCCTATGGGGCGCTGCAGGAAATCCGGGCGGCCGGCAGCGATGCGGCCATACCGGAAGCCGCGCGCACGACCTTCGAGGAGAATGGCGCGGACCTCGGCTATGCGCTTTTGCTCAAGCCCTATCTCGACGACCCGACGCAGGCCAGCGACGAGCAGATCGCACAGGCGGCATGGGATACGGTTCCTAATGTTCCGACGCTGTTCTGGACCTTCCGCATCATGGTGGGGCTGGGCTTCTTCTTCATCGCGCTGACGGCTGTGTTCTTCTACCTCTCGGCCCGCCACCAGCTCGACCGCTATCCGTGGCTGCTGCGCGTCGGTGTGTTCGCCATCCCGCTGCCGTGGATCGCGGCCGAATGCGGCTGGATCGTTGCCGAATTCGGACGCCAGCCATGGATCATCGAGGGCGTTCTGCCGACAGCGGCTGCCGTCTCCAATCTTGGTGCCGCCACGGTGCTGACCACCATTGTCGGCTTCTCGCTGATCTATTCGGTGCTGTTCGTCGTCGAAATGGCGCTGATGCTGGCCGCGATCCGCAAGGGTCCGGAGGCCGATCACGCCCCGCGCACCCGGCTTGCACCTCCTTCCCTCGCTCCGGCGGAGTAG